From Methanocella paludicola SANAE, a single genomic window includes:
- a CDS encoding phosphate-starvation-inducible PsiE family protein: MATSAPTGYDSFIAGFLDKVESAVYLLVSIFLVIMAIMTLFIVGKDLARFLFEPFSLETLVLALNDLLVTLIIAELIQTVVVYFKSHQLELKLILAAGLTAMIRRVLVFGVEPNITWEEMAITALLILIITVAIYLVGEKKVKFERE; encoded by the coding sequence ATGGCAACTTCCGCCCCAACGGGCTACGACAGCTTTATCGCCGGCTTCCTCGATAAGGTCGAATCGGCCGTATATCTCTTAGTCTCCATATTCCTGGTCATAATGGCCATCATGACGCTCTTCATCGTCGGCAAGGACCTGGCCCGCTTCTTATTCGAGCCGTTCAGCCTGGAGACGCTCGTGCTCGCGCTCAACGACCTGCTCGTGACGCTTATCATCGCCGAGCTGATCCAGACCGTGGTCGTGTATTTCAAAAGCCATCAGCTCGAGCTGAAGCTTATCCTGGCGGCGGGCCTGACGGCCATGATCCGGCGCGTGCTGGTCTTCGGCGTGGAGCCGAACATCACCTGGGAAGAGATGGCCATCACGGCGCTTCTGATCCTCATCATCACGGTCGCCATATATCTGGTGGGTGAGAAAAAGGTCAAGTTCGAGCGGGAGTGA
- the truA gene encoding tRNA pseudouridine(38-40) synthase TruA: MKVAFKLAYVGTDFSGSQSQPGRRTVEGELRKGLVEKGIIGEKTKVEFSGRTDAGVHALGQVIAFVPKNDKLTEPRIINSVLPADMWVYAKAVVPDDFDPRRHAVSRTYRYLLYAPDVIERRIVTYSQLFPGTHDFTNFSSVEPNKNPVRTVKSISVTKRGDMYVIDIEADSFLWNMVRKIVTGLRLVGSNKRPAQWIEQMLKPDEYREGIPPALAAGLYLMKVEYPGVEFLEEEYSKGRAYQRMLHSFEWQYTMAEVYGEFKDAMK, from the coding sequence CTGAAAGTCGCCTTCAAGCTGGCGTATGTCGGCACGGATTTTTCGGGCTCCCAGTCGCAGCCTGGCCGCCGTACTGTGGAGGGTGAGCTTCGCAAGGGCCTCGTCGAAAAGGGCATTATCGGTGAGAAGACTAAAGTCGAATTTTCGGGCCGCACCGACGCTGGCGTCCATGCGCTGGGCCAGGTCATAGCTTTCGTGCCCAAGAACGATAAGCTAACGGAGCCCCGGATCATAAACTCTGTCCTGCCTGCTGATATGTGGGTATACGCTAAAGCGGTAGTGCCCGATGATTTCGACCCTCGACGCCACGCCGTCAGCCGCACTTACCGGTACCTACTCTATGCCCCTGATGTTATCGAGCGCCGCATCGTCACCTACTCGCAGCTCTTCCCCGGCACGCACGACTTTACGAACTTTTCCAGCGTCGAGCCCAACAAGAACCCTGTGCGTACGGTTAAGAGCATCTCGGTCACGAAGCGAGGCGATATGTACGTTATCGACATCGAGGCCGACTCATTCTTGTGGAACATGGTGCGCAAGATCGTGACCGGCCTCAGGCTCGTGGGCTCTAACAAACGGCCGGCGCAGTGGATCGAGCAGATGCTGAAGCCGGACGAGTACCGGGAAGGCATCCCTCCCGCCCTCGCTGCCGGGCTCTATCTCATGAAGGTCGAGTATCCGGGAGTCGAATTTCTCGAAGAAGAATATTCAAAGGGTCGGGCATATCAGCGCATGCTGCATTCCTTTGAGTGGCAGTATACGATGGCTGAAGTATACGGGGAATTTAAGGATGCGATGAAGTAG
- a CDS encoding CxxC-x17-CxxC domain-containing protein translates to MSYSGFNDRRNSGPREMHKAVCADCKKECEVPFQPTEGRPVYCQDCLPKHRKPRF, encoded by the coding sequence ATGAGTTACAGTGGATTCAATGACCGGAGAAACTCCGGCCCAAGAGAGATGCACAAGGCCGTTTGCGCCGACTGCAAGAAAGAATGTGAAGTACCCTTCCAGCCCACCGAGGGCCGCCCGGTATATTGCCAGGACTGCCTTCCCAAGCACAGGAAGCCCAGGTTCTAA
- a CDS encoding hemolysin family protein, with product MSNIWIEILIILLLILFNGLFAMAEIAIISGRKARLQQYAEEGDASAKSALELANSPGDFLSTIQVGITLVGILAGAFGGATIAKEITPYIASYPALAPYSDVISILIVVLPITYLTIVIGELVPKRIGLNYAERIARLIASPMRLLSKLAMPVVRLLSLSTDLILWALSVKPSTEPPVTEEEIKVLIDQGAKAGVFEEAESDMVDSIFRLSDRRVSSMMVPRTDLTVLYLDDTVNDIVKKIAESGHSSYPVCDSELDNVLGIVYVKDLLARYLEQNKLDLKATMKEPLFMPESMPALKALELFKKSGKHMAVIIDEYGGLQGLVTIHDIMESVVGDVPTIDSPRATQRDDGSWLVDGMMPVDEFKNILDIKSLPDEDTGTFQTLGGFVMAHLHRIPAAGNKFTMEGYTYEVVDMDGMRVDKVLVTPPKAEELNEKD from the coding sequence ATGTCTAACATTTGGATCGAGATCCTGATCATCTTATTATTGATCTTGTTTAACGGGCTCTTCGCAATGGCCGAGATCGCCATTATCTCCGGCCGCAAGGCACGGCTTCAGCAGTATGCCGAAGAGGGCGACGCGAGCGCGAAGTCGGCGCTCGAGCTGGCCAACTCGCCCGGCGACTTCCTGTCGACGATACAGGTGGGCATAACGCTAGTGGGTATACTTGCGGGGGCATTCGGCGGCGCGACTATCGCCAAAGAGATAACCCCCTATATAGCGAGTTACCCCGCTCTTGCCCCTTATAGCGACGTCATCAGCATCCTCATCGTCGTCTTACCTATCACTTATCTGACGATCGTAATAGGCGAGCTCGTCCCCAAGCGGATAGGCCTGAATTATGCGGAGCGTATTGCCCGGCTCATCGCGTCCCCGATGCGGCTTCTATCGAAGCTTGCCATGCCCGTCGTGCGCCTGCTGAGCCTGTCGACGGACCTGATCCTCTGGGCATTAAGCGTAAAACCATCGACCGAGCCGCCCGTGACCGAGGAGGAGATCAAGGTCCTCATCGACCAGGGCGCCAAGGCCGGCGTCTTCGAGGAAGCCGAGAGCGACATGGTCGACAGCATCTTTCGCCTGAGCGACAGGCGGGTCAGCTCCATGATGGTGCCGAGGACCGACCTGACCGTGCTCTACCTGGACGATACGGTCAACGATATCGTTAAAAAGATCGCGGAAAGCGGCCACTCGAGCTACCCGGTCTGCGACAGCGAGCTCGATAACGTGCTCGGCATCGTTTACGTGAAGGACCTGCTGGCCCGGTACCTGGAGCAGAATAAGCTCGACCTGAAGGCGACAATGAAGGAGCCGCTGTTCATGCCGGAGAGCATGCCGGCGCTGAAGGCGCTGGAGCTTTTTAAGAAGTCCGGCAAGCATATGGCCGTGATCATCGATGAGTATGGCGGCCTTCAGGGCCTGGTGACCATCCACGATATCATGGAGTCTGTGGTCGGCGACGTACCGACAATTGACAGTCCCCGGGCCACGCAGAGGGACGATGGCTCCTGGCTGGTGGACGGGATGATGCCGGTAGACGAGTTTAAAAATATCCTGGACATCAAGAGCCTGCCCGACGAGGATACTGGCACATTCCAGACGCTGGGCGGCTTCGTGATGGCCCACCTGCATCGCATACCGGCCGCCGGGAACAAGTTCACCATGGAAGGCTACACGTATGAAGTGGTCGACATGGACGGGATGCGGGTCGATAAAGTTTTGGTGACGCCGCCTAAAGCTGAAGAGCTGAATGAAAAGGATTAA
- the surE gene encoding 5'/3'-nucleotidase SurE, which yields MTHRILITNDDGISSSGLLAAYESVKGLGEVTIVAPATQQSAVGRSMTLFNPLRLTRLKINGTTAYTVSGTPTDAVIIGMFVAMKKKPDLAISGFNIGENLSTEAATTSGTIGAALEAAGQGVPAIAVSMRVEDEGDKFVDTNFKRDYSAAINVVGKLAQCVLEGKLPAGVDVLNVNVPAHAGPKTPVVVTKLARKMYDTRVHRRKDPRGRSYYWIDGTIVEDAAEGTDLHTIMKKGMISVTPLTMDMTSPSNTKGLEKMLAKAFKP from the coding sequence ATGACGCACCGCATTCTCATCACGAACGACGACGGCATCAGCTCGTCAGGCCTGCTGGCCGCCTATGAGTCCGTAAAGGGCCTGGGTGAAGTCACCATCGTGGCCCCGGCGACCCAGCAGAGCGCGGTCGGGCGTTCCATGACACTTTTTAACCCATTGAGGCTGACAAGGCTAAAGATCAACGGCACGACCGCATACACTGTGAGTGGCACGCCCACGGACGCGGTCATTATCGGCATGTTCGTGGCCATGAAGAAAAAGCCCGACCTCGCCATTTCTGGCTTCAACATCGGCGAGAACCTGAGCACCGAGGCCGCGACGACTTCGGGCACCATCGGCGCCGCCCTCGAGGCGGCAGGGCAGGGAGTCCCGGCAATTGCGGTATCAATGCGTGTTGAGGACGAGGGCGACAAGTTCGTCGATACGAACTTTAAAAGGGACTACAGCGCAGCCATCAACGTCGTCGGTAAGCTTGCGCAGTGCGTGCTTGAGGGGAAACTACCGGCAGGGGTGGACGTGTTGAACGTCAACGTGCCGGCGCATGCCGGGCCGAAAACGCCCGTAGTCGTTACGAAACTCGCACGAAAGATGTACGACACCAGGGTACACCGCCGGAAAGACCCAAGAGGACGCTCGTATTACTGGATAGACGGGACGATCGTCGAGGACGCGGCAGAGGGAACTGACCTGCATACCATCATGAAGAAAGGCATGATATCCGTTACGCCCCTGACCATGGACATGACCTCTCCGTCAAACACGAAAGGCCTGGAAAAAATGCTGGCAAAGGCCTTTAAGCCATGA
- a CDS encoding MFS transporter, with amino-acid sequence MAEKQAAAVQELPEYKNRYIILAIVLSGVFMGVLDTNVVNVALPTITQAFGVELSQSQWVVTAYLVVNTALLLIFGRLSEYTGKVRLFFAGIGIFTISSLACGLSTDLNQLILFRIVQGLGASIVFSINTAILVQAFPRKERGRTLGMIGTIVAIGSIAGPILGGFITGTVGWQYIFFINVPVGIVLLAAASKYLKLTEKSCRITGMDWTGAVALMLTMVSLMLMLGDLADSVEPDTAMLIYAGIFLVSLAWFVSTELGHRNPIIDLRLFKVRKFTFASLSTLINFTAFSMFILCIPFLLQYVWGYSPQQVGTMLLAVPLLTGIVAPLSGYTYDKLQSTYHSSFGMLVMALALFLLGYVVNLSSPVLLLICLGLFGLGTGLFTSPNNTEIMSALPPQKSSTASSVLATVRNFGNSIGVSLASILLYILLEAAGFTGVVSASLQGKEALASSISVVMYMAAALCVVGVITSLIVGWSKNQEVNVPAACDVPAKQ; translated from the coding sequence ATGGCGGAAAAACAGGCCGCAGCAGTCCAGGAATTACCCGAGTATAAGAACAGGTACATCATACTGGCCATCGTCCTCTCAGGCGTCTTCATGGGTGTGCTGGACACCAACGTGGTCAACGTCGCGCTGCCGACCATCACGCAGGCGTTCGGCGTCGAGCTATCGCAGTCCCAGTGGGTGGTGACGGCGTATCTCGTCGTTAACACGGCGCTACTGCTCATCTTCGGCCGGCTGTCCGAATACACGGGCAAAGTGCGGCTGTTCTTTGCCGGCATCGGCATCTTCACCATAAGTTCCCTGGCCTGCGGCCTGTCGACTGACCTGAACCAGCTTATCCTGTTCAGGATCGTCCAGGGCCTGGGGGCGTCTATCGTCTTCTCGATCAATACTGCCATTCTCGTGCAGGCGTTCCCCCGGAAGGAGCGGGGCCGTACGCTGGGGATGATCGGCACCATCGTGGCCATCGGCAGCATCGCCGGGCCCATCCTCGGAGGCTTCATCACGGGCACCGTGGGCTGGCAGTACATATTTTTCATCAACGTGCCCGTAGGCATCGTGCTCCTGGCCGCCGCCTCGAAATACCTGAAGCTGACGGAGAAGAGCTGCCGCATCACTGGAATGGACTGGACGGGAGCGGTGGCGCTGATGCTGACCATGGTCTCGCTCATGCTCATGCTGGGCGACCTTGCGGACAGCGTCGAGCCCGACACGGCGATGCTCATATACGCCGGCATATTTTTAGTATCGCTCGCATGGTTCGTCTCCACCGAGCTGGGCCATAGGAACCCCATCATTGATCTGCGCCTTTTCAAGGTCCGGAAATTCACCTTCGCGAGCCTGAGCACGCTCATCAATTTTACGGCATTCTCGATGTTCATACTCTGCATACCCTTCCTGCTCCAGTATGTGTGGGGCTATTCGCCTCAGCAGGTCGGCACGATGCTCCTTGCCGTGCCCCTGCTTACCGGGATCGTCGCGCCCCTGAGCGGCTACACGTACGATAAGCTACAGTCTACATATCATAGCTCGTTCGGCATGCTGGTCATGGCCCTCGCTCTGTTCCTCCTGGGCTACGTGGTGAACTTATCCAGCCCCGTATTGTTGCTGATATGCCTGGGCTTATTCGGCTTAGGCACCGGCCTGTTCACCAGCCCCAATAATACGGAGATCATGTCCGCGCTGCCTCCGCAGAAGAGCAGTACTGCCTCAAGCGTGCTGGCCACCGTGAGGAACTTCGGGAACTCCATCGGCGTGTCCCTGGCGAGCATACTGTTGTACATTCTCCTTGAGGCGGCCGGGTTCACCGGGGTGGTTTCGGCGAGCCTGCAGGGAAAGGAAGCGCTCGCGAGCTCCATTAGCGTCGTGATGTATATGGCCGCTGCATTATGCGTCGTCGGCGTCATTACTTCGCTCATCGTCGGCTGGAGCAAGAACCAGGAAGTGAATGTGCCTGCGGCGTGCGATGTGCCCGCTAAGCAATGA
- a CDS encoding ATP-grasp domain-containing protein yields MKILLAEYSVCAGLPTLANEGRAMLDTLRRSFGAAGCTVLVPRDFEADLLDLSHKCDCFLVIAPDAMLDKYTAGLEKNCINLGCSSRVVRLCADKQETTETLLYNGIPVPRLVHEKGVKCVVKPRYGCDAEGIFISPGPVDREGLISTEYIEGEHLSVSLIGGQTMLPLTLNKQHIRVVESGGMAFIEYDGNEVPYEHPAKKEILAVAAKAGQMLGCRGLFGIDIVYGDKPYVVDVNPRPTTAVLALDKVLDANIADLILKARFGTLPDSVGIKGHYSFTKSDLGRTS; encoded by the coding sequence ATGAAGATACTACTGGCCGAGTATTCGGTTTGCGCCGGCCTGCCGACGCTGGCAAACGAAGGCCGTGCCATGCTTGATACTCTAAGGCGCTCGTTCGGGGCCGCCGGCTGCACAGTGCTCGTGCCCCGGGACTTCGAGGCGGATCTTTTAGACTTATCGCATAAGTGTGATTGTTTCCTTGTTATTGCGCCCGATGCCATGCTCGATAAGTATACGGCGGGGCTGGAAAAGAACTGTATTAACCTGGGCTGCTCTTCCCGCGTTGTCCGGCTATGCGCTGACAAGCAGGAGACCACGGAGACACTTTTATATAACGGAATACCGGTCCCACGGCTGGTTCACGAAAAAGGCGTAAAATGCGTCGTAAAGCCTCGCTACGGCTGCGATGCCGAAGGCATTTTCATATCGCCGGGCCCCGTCGATCGAGAGGGCTTGATCTCTACCGAGTACATCGAGGGAGAGCACCTCAGCGTCTCGCTCATCGGAGGACAAACCATGCTGCCGCTCACGCTCAATAAGCAGCACATCAGGGTCGTCGAAAGCGGCGGCATGGCATTCATCGAGTATGACGGCAATGAAGTGCCCTACGAGCATCCGGCGAAAAAAGAGATACTGGCCGTGGCCGCGAAGGCGGGGCAGATGCTCGGCTGCAGAGGCCTCTTCGGCATCGACATCGTCTATGGTGATAAGCCCTATGTGGTCGACGTCAACCCGCGGCCGACGACCGCCGTCCTCGCCCTCGATAAGGTGCTGGATGCTAACATCGCCGACCTCATACTCAAAGCCCGCTTCGGCACGCTGCCCGACAGCGTGGGCATCAAGGGGCATTACTCGTTCACCAAATCCGACCTGGGGAGAACATCATGA
- a CDS encoding hydantoinase/oxoprolinase family protein: MILGIDIGGANTKAASADGLFTYSKYLPLWKGCDIAGTLLEIKQKAGQIDAAGVTITGELADCYASKKEGIGHIAAEVKKVFPEAVFYGSDGNFHADAGDHRLLSAANWSASARYVGGIHKNILFIDIGSTTTDIIPIVDGVPRAGLTDFQRLSRGELIYAGALRTNVAAILRKVTLRGVAVRTASELFAITADVNLLLGTITEGDYACDTPDGAPKTQEASALRLARVVCCDLEELAPEEVSEVAKQAYREQIDDLKEGIGEVSGCHGIRRAAVCGLGDFIAMNALDEMGLPYTVIEKGVSRIFPAYAVAKLLERSP, translated from the coding sequence ATGATCCTGGGCATCGACATCGGGGGAGCTAACACGAAGGCGGCGTCCGCCGATGGGCTCTTCACCTATTCCAAGTATCTTCCCCTCTGGAAGGGCTGCGATATTGCCGGCACGCTCCTGGAAATTAAGCAAAAGGCCGGGCAGATCGACGCCGCCGGTGTCACCATCACGGGCGAGCTGGCCGACTGCTATGCCTCAAAAAAGGAAGGCATCGGGCATATCGCCGCCGAAGTGAAGAAGGTCTTTCCGGAAGCCGTCTTCTATGGCAGCGATGGTAATTTCCATGCCGACGCCGGCGATCACCGCCTCCTGTCGGCGGCCAACTGGTCGGCATCCGCACGATATGTCGGGGGCATCCACAAAAATATTCTTTTCATCGACATCGGCAGCACGACGACCGACATCATTCCCATAGTGGACGGCGTTCCCCGTGCGGGCCTGACGGACTTCCAGCGCCTATCCCGGGGCGAGCTGATCTATGCGGGCGCCCTGCGGACGAATGTGGCGGCCATACTGCGGAAAGTAACATTGCGAGGCGTGGCCGTGCGGACCGCGTCGGAGCTTTTCGCAATAACGGCGGACGTGAACCTTTTACTGGGCACCATCACTGAAGGCGACTATGCGTGCGATACGCCGGACGGCGCACCGAAGACGCAGGAAGCATCGGCGCTACGGCTCGCCCGCGTCGTGTGCTGCGACCTGGAGGAGCTGGCGCCCGAAGAAGTATCGGAGGTCGCAAAGCAGGCGTACCGAGAACAGATCGACGACCTGAAAGAGGGCATCGGGGAAGTATCCGGGTGCCACGGCATCCGGCGCGCCGCAGTATGCGGCCTGGGCGATTTCATCGCGATGAACGCCCTCGATGAGATGGGCCTTCCTTACACCGTAATAGAAAAAGGGGTATCCCGCATATTCCCTGCATATGCCGTGGCAAAGCTGCTCGAAAGGAGTCCATAG
- a CDS encoding type II/IV secretion system ATPase subunit, producing MKKKASVKESTPSEQAEKLAAETPAGETGVTGYYGIDSDMAPPKETDAVDAADERLSRIFQSEPAKSAVITEPSAPVKPVAEPEPAAGIASAEAIPAGPASRAATPSGQETGNVIFPAGSLETEEDIMKELTSIVKPGEGVVKSDEEEKVEKGKGKKDKSKLRQKIVFEPYDPEKHGPMTSFPGVTGYEEVERYWVDEPYAFIVILYNESTNNYLYYVCEPSLTMFEKELLVEVYDRLQDVLMMENLDATTDKKELLREKVNQTISDYIGKIDTKSYYKIMYYINRDYLEFGKINPLMHDNFIEDISNNGFDTPVFLYHKNYENIMTNIVYGERQLDSYVIRLAQRCGKHISIAEPMVDATMPDGSRIQLTLGKEVTTRGSTFTIRKFKEVPITPIDLIAWNTFSSEIMSYLWLCIENNKSLIFSGGTASGKTSSLNAVSLFIPPKAKVVSLEDTRELKLPHMNWIPGLTRDSFTADGKGAIEMYTLLKAALRQRPEYLLVGEVRGKEALTLFQAMSTGHTTFSTMHADSVESAIHRLENPPISVPRTMITALDIISIQAQTYLKNKRVRRNMKIVEINDIDPNTRNIRTNDIFVWNSSTDRFERVGESRVLGEIAQRRAWSKRELSAELMRRQKVLEYMLNNNIREFKQIAAIIHAYAVKPDRVLETLGIKE from the coding sequence ATGAAAAAGAAAGCGTCAGTTAAAGAATCCACGCCTTCCGAACAGGCCGAAAAGCTGGCTGCTGAAACGCCCGCCGGCGAGACAGGCGTGACAGGCTATTATGGCATAGACAGCGACATGGCGCCGCCGAAAGAAACGGATGCCGTCGATGCCGCTGACGAGCGGCTCAGCCGCATTTTCCAGAGCGAGCCCGCGAAATCCGCTGTCATAACAGAGCCGTCTGCGCCGGTTAAGCCCGTTGCCGAGCCGGAGCCGGCAGCCGGGATCGCTTCTGCCGAGGCCATACCCGCCGGCCCTGCCAGCCGGGCCGCGACCCCGAGCGGCCAGGAGACCGGCAATGTTATTTTCCCCGCCGGAAGCCTCGAGACCGAAGAAGACATCATGAAGGAGCTCACCAGCATCGTCAAGCCGGGCGAGGGTGTCGTAAAGTCCGACGAAGAGGAAAAGGTCGAGAAGGGCAAGGGTAAAAAGGATAAGAGTAAGCTTCGCCAGAAGATCGTATTCGAGCCATACGACCCTGAAAAACACGGCCCCATGACGTCATTCCCCGGAGTTACGGGATACGAGGAGGTCGAGCGTTACTGGGTGGACGAGCCCTACGCGTTCATCGTCATCCTCTATAACGAGAGCACGAATAACTACCTGTACTACGTATGCGAGCCTTCCCTGACCATGTTCGAGAAGGAGCTGCTCGTTGAAGTCTACGACCGGCTCCAGGACGTCCTCATGATGGAGAACCTGGACGCTACCACCGACAAGAAGGAGCTGCTCAGGGAAAAGGTCAACCAGACCATCAGCGATTACATCGGGAAGATCGATACCAAGTCATATTACAAGATAATGTACTACATCAACCGGGACTACCTCGAGTTCGGCAAGATCAACCCGCTGATGCACGACAACTTCATCGAGGATATCTCGAACAACGGCTTCGATACCCCCGTCTTCCTGTACCATAAGAATTACGAGAACATCATGACCAACATCGTGTACGGCGAGAGGCAGCTCGACTCGTACGTGATCCGGCTCGCCCAGCGGTGCGGCAAGCACATATCCATCGCCGAGCCCATGGTAGACGCGACCATGCCCGACGGCTCCCGTATCCAGCTTACGCTGGGCAAGGAGGTAACGACGAGGGGCAGCACGTTCACGATCCGTAAGTTCAAGGAGGTACCCATCACGCCCATCGACCTGATCGCGTGGAACACCTTCTCGAGCGAGATCATGTCATACCTCTGGCTGTGCATCGAGAACAACAAGTCGCTCATCTTCTCCGGCGGAACGGCTTCGGGCAAGACCTCGTCGCTGAACGCCGTATCGCTGTTCATCCCGCCAAAGGCGAAAGTCGTCTCCCTGGAAGATACCCGCGAGCTCAAGCTCCCGCACATGAACTGGATCCCCGGCCTGACCAGGGACTCGTTCACGGCCGACGGCAAGGGCGCCATCGAGATGTACACCCTGCTGAAGGCGGCACTGAGGCAAAGGCCCGAATACCTGCTCGTGGGTGAAGTGAGGGGCAAGGAAGCCCTGACCCTGTTCCAGGCGATGTCCACCGGCCACACGACCTTCTCGACCATGCACGCAGACTCGGTCGAATCTGCGATCCATCGTCTCGAGAACCCCCCGATCAGCGTCCCCAGAACCATGATCACAGCGCTAGATATCATCAGCATCCAGGCCCAGACTTACCTGAAAAATAAGCGTGTCAGGCGTAACATGAAGATCGTCGAGATCAACGACATCGACCCGAACACGAGGAACATCCGGACGAACGATATCTTTGTCTGGAACTCGTCCACGGACCGGTTCGAGCGCGTCGGCGAATCCCGCGTGCTCGGCGAAATCGCCCAGCGCAGGGCCTGGAGCAAGCGCGAGCTGTCCGCAGAGCTGATGCGCAGGCAGAAGGTGCTCGAATACATGCTGAACAACAACATACGCGAGTTCAAGCAGATCGCGGCCATCATCCACGCCTACGCAGTCAAGCCGGACCGTGTGCTGGAAACGCTCGGCATCAAGGAATAA